Proteins from a single region of Sebastes umbrosus isolate fSebUmb1 chromosome 8, fSebUmb1.pri, whole genome shotgun sequence:
- the grk5l gene encoding G protein-coupled receptor kinase 5, with protein MELENIVANTVLLKAREGGGGKRKGRSKKWKEILRFPHISQCTEQGNGLERDYVSICEKQPIGRLLFRLYCETRPKLQRCIQLLDAMEDYEVTPDEKRKSRGDQILKTFLSKQSPQRVDIAEVFADQCRENLELSPCKEIFSNCSKAVHDYLSGAPYLDYQNSMYFDRYLQWKMLERQPITKDTFRQYRVLGKGGFGEVCACQVRATGKMYACKKLEKKRIKKRKGESMALNEKQILEKVNSRFVVSLAYAYETKDALCLVLTIMNGGDLKFHTYNMGTPGFEKDRVQFYAAQICCGLEHLHRESIVYRDLKPENILLDDNGHIRISDLGLAIKVPDGELIRGRVGTVGYMAPEVINNEKYAMSPDWWGLGCLVYEMTAGRSPFRARKERVKREEVERRVQEEEEEYNDKFTEDTKAVCRILLTKDPKQRLGCLADGGAGVKAHSFFKNINFKRLEAGIVEPPFVPDPRAVYCKDVLDIEQFSTVKGVNLDQTDNDFYTKFATGCVSIPWQNEMIETECFRDLNVFGPQGTRPPDLDWNQPPEPPRRSLLDRIFRRHHPEVSISNSRVQSSSVNSVDSMSNSAP; from the exons GTGGAGGAGGCAAACGGAAAGGGAGGAGCAAAAAATGGAAGGAGATCCTTCGCTTCCCCCATATAAGCCAGTGCACTGAGCAGGGAAACGGCCTCG agAGGGACTATGTCAGCATCTGTGAGAAACAGCCTATCGGACGGCTTCTGTTCCGCCTTTACTGTGAGACCAGACCGAAACTGCAACGATGCATCCAGCTACTGGACGCaatg gAAGACTATGAGGTGACACctgatgaaaaaagaaaaagcagaggGGACCAGATCCTCAAGACTTTTCTCTCAAAACAA TCACCTCAGCGTGTAGACATAGCGGAGGTTTTCGCAGACCAGTGCAGAGAGAACCTCGAGCTCAGTCCTTGTAAGGAGATCTTCAGCAACTGCAGCAA GGCCGTCCATGACTACCTGAGTGGAGCTCCGTACCTCGACTACCAGAACAGCATGTACTTTGACCGATACCTGCAGTGGAAGATGCTGGAGAG GCAACCAATCACTAAAGACACGTTCAGACAGTACCGAGTGCTGGGGAAGGGGGGATTCGGAGAG GTGTGTGCCTGCCAGGTTAGAGCTACAGGGAAGATGTACGCCTGCAAGAAGCTGGAGAAGAAGAGGATAAAGAAGAGGAAAGGGGAGTCCATGGCTCTCAACGAGAAGCAGATTTTAGagaaagtcaacagtagatttGTT GTGAGCTTAGCGTATGCATATGAGACCAAAGACGCTCTGTGTCtggtgctgaccatcatgaacgGTGGAGACCTGAAGTTTCACACCTACAACATGGGCACGCCGGGCTTCGAGAAAGACAGGGTCCAGTTCTACGCCGCTCAGATCTGCTGTGGGCTGGAGCATTTGCACAGGGAATCCATCGTCTACAG GGATTTGAAACCGGAGAACATCCTGTTAGATGACAATG GACACATCCGTATTTCTGACCTGGGGCTGGCCATCAAAGTGCCTGACGGAGAACTCATCAGAGGCAGGGTGGGGACTGTGGGCTACATGG CTCCGGAGGTGATAAACAATGAAAAGTACGCCATGAGTCCCGACTGGTGGGGGCTGGGCTGTCTCGTTTACGAGATGACCGCCGGGCGATCGCCCTTCCGCGCCCGCAAAGAGCGAGTGAAgcgggaggaggtggagaggagggtgcaggaggaagaggaggagtacaACGACAAGTTTACAGAGGACACAAAGGCCGTCTGTAGAATT CTGCTGACCAAAGACCCTAAGCAGAGGCTGGGGTGCCTGGCGGATGGAGGGGCGGGCGTCAAGGCCCACTCGTTCTTCAAAAACATCAACTTCAAGAGGCTGGAAGCCGGAATAGTGGAGCCTCCCTTTGTGCCTGAT cCTCGGGCAGTGTACTGTAAGGATGTTTTGGACATAGAGCAGTTCTCCACAGTCAAGGGAGTAAATTTGGACCAAACTGACAATGACTTCTACACCAAATTTGCTACAGGCTGCGTTTCCATCCCATGGCAGAATGAG ATGATAGAAACTGAGTGTTTCAGAGATTTGAACGTGTTTGGGCCTCAAGGAACGAGACCTCCGGATCTGGACTGGAATCAGCCACCAGAGCCGCCCAGACGCAGCCTGCTGGACAGGATCTTCAGGAGGCAT CACCCAGAGGTGTCTATTTCCAACAGCCGTGTGCAGTCTTCCAGTGTAAACTCTGTGGACTCTATGTCCAACTCTGCCCCCTAG
- the elmod3 gene encoding ELMO domain-containing protein 3 isoform X2: MNWMGVGQCTTAHWLRRSPGSASEENVELEKARQEWEALENVQPALTEDSNPTPLISFNEALQYFQTTDLGDLLKNIQPTIRRTGLAAITHFLFGPPRLHRELLEERDLVFAIAQCHVDNGQTVHMRVLQTIYKRLIGSRLDCPRFGAHWENIGFQGTDPATDLRGTGFLGLMHTLYFVMDPETLPLARDIYKLSQHPTQNFPFSVMSINMTRIALQVLREEALSKECNRRQQVVGVLNEFYVATYLHLYQLWKTQQKTILDSGFVLKEVELFAKKNPKQMLRRLEVFLKERRAGGIPRGTSPDPQAQQPSPSLGARAGTGQGSKGKEMHFTGVCDLPPDMEGEARLI, from the exons ATGAACTGGATGGGTGTCGGCCAATGCACCACAGCCCATTGGCTGAGAAGATCCCCTGGCAGTGCTTCTG AGGAAAATGTGGAGTTGGAAAAGGCCAGACAGGAGTGGGAGGCTCTGGAGAACGTCCAACCAG CTCTCACTGAGGACTCCAACCCAACCCCGCTCATCTCCTTCAATGAAGCCCTGCAGTACTTCCAGACCACAGACCTCGGGGACTTGCTG AAGAACATCCAGCCAACCATTCGCAGGACAGGTCTGGCCGCGATCACACACTTCCTCTTCGGACCTCCACGGCTGCACAGGGAGCTCCTGGAGGAGAGGGATCTGGTCTTTGCCATCgcacagt GCCACGTGGACAACGGCCAAACAGTCCACATGCGTGTCCTCCAGACCATTTATAAGAGGCTGATTGGCAGCAGGCTGGACTGTCCTCGCTTTGGTGCACACTGGGAAAACATCGGCTTTCAGG GTACAGACCCAGCCACTGACCTACGTGGCACTGGTTTCCTGGGACTGATGCATACGCTGTACTTTGTGATGGACCCAGAGACTCTACCGTTGGCTAGAGACATCTACAAGTTATCACAACACCCTACACAG AACTTTCCATTCAGTGTGATGTCAATCAACATGACCCGCATCGCTCTGCAAGTACTCAGAGAGGAAGCCTTGTCCAA GGAGTGCAATCGTCGTCAGCAAGTGGTTGGCGTGCTGAACGAGTTCTACGTTGCCACGTATCTGCACTTGTACCAACTGTGGAAGACCCAACAGAAGACCATCCTTGACTCTGGCTTTGTACTAAAAG AAGTGGAGCTGTTTGCCAAAAAGAACCCCAAGCAGATGCTGCGCCGACTAGAGGTCTTCCTGAAAGAGAGGCGGGCAGGTGGAATCCCCCGTGGGACATCGCCAGACCCCCAGGCCCAACAGCCCTCTCCCAGCCTGGGGGCCAGAGCCGGGACGGGACAGGGCAGCAAGGGGAAGGAGATGCACTTCACAGGAGTGTGTGATCTACCGCCAGACATGGAGGGAGAGGCCAGACTCATCTAA
- the star gene encoding steroidogenic acute regulatory protein, mitochondrial, giving the protein MLPATFKLCAGISYRHTRNMTGLRKNAMVAIHHELNRLAGHGTNNWISQVRRRSSLLSSRIEEEGYSEEEMSYVKQGEDALQKAISILSEQDGWTVETVAANGDKVLSKVLPDIGKVFKLEVMLEQHSDNLYEELVGKMERMGEWNPNVKEVKILQKIGQDTMVTHEVSAATPGNVVGARDFVSVRCAKRRGSACFLAGMSTQHAKMPEQRGVVRAENGPTCIVMKPCAEDPNKTKFTWLLSIDLKGWIPKTIINKVLSQTQVDFANHLRQRMANNVSMEMAHAC; this is encoded by the exons ATGCTGCCTGCAACCTTCAAACTGTGTGCTGGCATCTCCTATCGGCACACGAGGAACATGACAG GTTTGAGGAAGAACGCCATGGTGGCCATTCACCATGAGCTGAACAGACTGGCAGGTCATGGCACCAATAACTGGATCAGCCAGGTCCGCCGACGAAGCTCCCTCCTCA GTTCTCGGATTGAAGAGGAGGGGTACAGCGAGGAGGAGATGTCTTATGTGAAGCAAGGAGAGGATGCACTGCAGAAGGCCATCAGCATCCTCAGCGAACAGGACGGCTGGACCGTTGAAACTGTGGCC GCAAACGGAGACAAAGTCCTGAGCAAGGTGTTGCCAGACATCGGGAAGGTGTTCAAGCTGGAGGTGATGTTGGAGCAACACTCTGACAATCTGTACGAGGAGCTGGTGGGAAAAATGGAGCGAATGGGGGAGTGGAACCCTAATGTCAAAGAGGTCAAG ATCCTTCAAAAGATCGGCCAGGACACAATGGTCACCCACGAAGTTTCTGCGGCGACGCCCGGCAACGTGGTGGGAGCGAGGGACTTTGTCAGCGTCCGCTGTGCCAAGCGCCGGGGCTCCGCCTGCTTCCTGGCTGGGATGTCTACACAGCACGCCAAAATGCCTGAGCAGAGGGGGGTGGTGAG agcGGAGAATGGGCCTACCTGTATAGTCATGAAGCCCTGTGCTGAAGACCCAAATAAGACCAAGTTCACCTGGTTACTAAGTATAGATCTAAAG GGCTGGATCCCGAAGACGATCATAAACAAAGTGCTCTCTCAGACGCAGGTGGACTTCGCCAACCACCTCAGGCAAAGGATGGCTAATAACGTTTCTATGGAGATGGCTCACGCCTGCTGA
- the elmod3 gene encoding ELMO domain-containing protein 3 isoform X1 → MSTEAFRGQDQEHARQPTHSYAMEEDIDVTSHTEGLNGLSHECKPLEDITNGHSNHKPVMNGLIISHNVKDHTNGNAPLRSLPISALKQNGLLQTLAAGGEQPQPAEENVELEKARQEWEALENVQPALTEDSNPTPLISFNEALQYFQTTDLGDLLKNIQPTIRRTGLAAITHFLFGPPRLHRELLEERDLVFAIAQCHVDNGQTVHMRVLQTIYKRLIGSRLDCPRFGAHWENIGFQGTDPATDLRGTGFLGLMHTLYFVMDPETLPLARDIYKLSQHPTQNFPFSVMSINMTRIALQVLREEALSKECNRRQQVVGVLNEFYVATYLHLYQLWKTQQKTILDSGFVLKEVELFAKKNPKQMLRRLEVFLKERRAGGIPRGTSPDPQAQQPSPSLGARAGTGQGSKGKEMHFTGVCDLPPDMEGEARLI, encoded by the exons ATGTCTACAGAAGCCTTTAGAGGCCAGGATCAGGAACACGCTCGCCAGCCAACACACTCATATGCAATGGAAGAAGACATTGATGTCACATCCCACACTGAG GGCCTGAATGGTTTGTCCCATGAATGTAAACCATTAGAGGATATCACCAATGGACACTCCAACCATAAGCct GTCATGAACGGACTGATAATTAGTCATAATGTCAAAGACCACACCAACGGCAACGCACCGCTCAGATCCCTGCCG ATTTCAGCACTGAAGCAGAACGGCCTCCTGCAGACCCTGGCAGCCGGAGGTGAACAGCCTCAGCCTGCAG AGGAAAATGTGGAGTTGGAAAAGGCCAGACAGGAGTGGGAGGCTCTGGAGAACGTCCAACCAG CTCTCACTGAGGACTCCAACCCAACCCCGCTCATCTCCTTCAATGAAGCCCTGCAGTACTTCCAGACCACAGACCTCGGGGACTTGCTG AAGAACATCCAGCCAACCATTCGCAGGACAGGTCTGGCCGCGATCACACACTTCCTCTTCGGACCTCCACGGCTGCACAGGGAGCTCCTGGAGGAGAGGGATCTGGTCTTTGCCATCgcacagt GCCACGTGGACAACGGCCAAACAGTCCACATGCGTGTCCTCCAGACCATTTATAAGAGGCTGATTGGCAGCAGGCTGGACTGTCCTCGCTTTGGTGCACACTGGGAAAACATCGGCTTTCAGG GTACAGACCCAGCCACTGACCTACGTGGCACTGGTTTCCTGGGACTGATGCATACGCTGTACTTTGTGATGGACCCAGAGACTCTACCGTTGGCTAGAGACATCTACAAGTTATCACAACACCCTACACAG AACTTTCCATTCAGTGTGATGTCAATCAACATGACCCGCATCGCTCTGCAAGTACTCAGAGAGGAAGCCTTGTCCAA GGAGTGCAATCGTCGTCAGCAAGTGGTTGGCGTGCTGAACGAGTTCTACGTTGCCACGTATCTGCACTTGTACCAACTGTGGAAGACCCAACAGAAGACCATCCTTGACTCTGGCTTTGTACTAAAAG AAGTGGAGCTGTTTGCCAAAAAGAACCCCAAGCAGATGCTGCGCCGACTAGAGGTCTTCCTGAAAGAGAGGCGGGCAGGTGGAATCCCCCGTGGGACATCGCCAGACCCCCAGGCCCAACAGCCCTCTCCCAGCCTGGGGGCCAGAGCCGGGACGGGACAGGGCAGCAAGGGGAAGGAGATGCACTTCACAGGAGTGTGTGATCTACCGCCAGACATGGAGGGAGAGGCCAGACTCATCTAA